The Janthinobacterium tructae genome contains the following window.
CGGCGTTTTCCCAGCCGACAAACACCGCATGCGCGACGATGGCGTGGCCGATGTTCAGTTCAGTAATATCGGGAATGGCGGCAATCGCTTGCACATTGGTGTAATGCAGGCCGTGGCCCGCATTGACCTTCAAGCCTCGGCCCACGCCGAACAGTACGCCCGCCTTGATGCGCTCCAGTTCCGCCAACTGCTCGGCGCCTGCCGTATCGGCGTAGCGGCCCGTGTGCAACTCGATCACGGGCGCACCGAGTTCGGCAGCGGCGGCGATCTGTTGCTCGTCGGCATCAATGAACAGGCTCACGCGGATGCCCTCGCCCTGCAATTGCTTGACGGCAGCCTGTACTTCCTTGAAGTAGCGCACCACGTCCAGGCCACCTTCGGTCGTCACTTCCGTGCGTTTTTCCGGCACCAGGCAGACGTCGGCCGGCCGAATGCGGCAGGCGAAGTCAATCATTTCCTGCGTCACGGCCGCTTCCAGGTTCATGCGCGTGAGCAATTGCGGCGCGATGGCGATCACGTCCGCATCCTTGATGTGGCGGCGGTCTTCGCGCAAATGCAGGGTGATGGCGTCGGCGCCCGCCTGCTCGGCCAGCAGGGCCGCGCGGATCGGGTCCGGATAGGCGGTGCCGCGCGCATTGCGCAAGGTGGCCACGTGGTCGATATTGACGCCCAGGTCGATGACGGGGCCGGAAGGCTGCAAAAAGCTCATAGTGATGGTATCCGTAAAGTGCTGTTGTGCGGCAAACCGCCGCTACAGCTGCATTAAATCGATCAGTATCTGGCGCGTGTTCAAGGTGGCGCCCCCCAGTTGATGGGCCAGCAAAAAGCGCATCAGCAGCTTGCTTTGCGCCTGCGTGGCCACATCGAGATAATCTTCGCGCTCCATGTCGAGCAGGGTCTTGCCCGTGATCTTCGGCCAGGCATCGCTGGCGCGCGCCGGGCGCGGTCCCCGTTCCGGGTCGACCACGTAGACCTGCCCCGCCTCGACGGCCAGGCGCGTGCCCGTGCAGCGCGTCAGGTCGGCCGCCACGCCCGTTTCCTTGAGCAGGGCGCGCTCGAACTTGCGCAGCACGATGGGTGGCGGCTCATTGTGCGCCAGCTGATTCAATGTAGCAACGTAGTGGTCGAACAGGACGGGATGCGGGTCGTCGCGCGCCAGCAATTTGACCAGCAATTCGTTCAGATAAAAGCCGCACAGCAGCGCCGTCTTTTCCAGCGGCAACATGCCGCCCACCCATTCGGCGCCCGTCAAAATGCGCAGCTCGGATTTGCCCGTCCAGCCCGCCTGCAGCGGTTGAAACGTCTGCAGCACGCCGCGCAACTGCGAATGGGGCCGCTTGGCGCCCTTTGCGACGAGCGCGATGCGGCCGTATTCGCGTGTAAACACGTCGACGATGAGGCTGGTTTCTTTATGCGGGTAGCTGTGCAGCACGAAGGCTGGCTGGCCCGTGATGCGGCCGTCGCGCGCGGGCGGACGGCTGCGCCGGGGGGCTGCCGAGGTGGGCGCTGCGGAAGGTGCGGCCGGCGGCGCGATGGCCACCGGCGCGGGGACAGGTGCAGATGCAGCAGATGCAGCAGGCGAGGCTGGCGCGATGTCAGGCTGCGCTGGCGTGGTGGTGCTCATGCGTGTAGCGTCGCCCCCGGGTTGCGGATTACTCGTAGCCGTAGGCGCGCAAGCCCGCCTCGTTGTCGGCCCAGCCCGATTTGACCTTGACCCAGATTTCCAGGTACACAGGACCGCCGAACAGCTTTTCCATATCCAGGCGGGCCTGGGTGGAGACTTCCTTCAGGCGCGCGCCCTTGTTGCCGATGATCATGGACTTGTGCGTATCGCGCTCGACCAGGATGGCGGCGAACACGCGGCGCAGATCGCCTTCCTGCTCGAATTTCTCGATCAGCACGGTGCTCGTGTACGGCAATTCGTCACCCACGAAGCGGAAGAGTTTTTCGCGCACGATTTCCGAAGCGAGGAATTTTTCGCTGCGGTCCGTGATGTCGTCCGGTCCAAAGATGGGCTGGTTTTCCGGCAAGAAGCGCTTGATCTCGTTCTGCAAGCCTTCCAGCTGGAAATGCAGCTTGGCCGAGACGGGCACGATGGCGGCAAAGTCGCGCATGGCGGCGATCTTTTGCGCGAACGGCAGCAGCACGGCCTTGTCCTTCACGCGGTCGGACTTATTGATGACGAGGATGCATGGCACTTCCTTCGGCAGCAAATCCATCACTTGCTGGTCGGCCGGGCCAAACGTGCCCGCCTCGATCACGTACAGGATGACGTCCGAGGAAATCAGCGTGTTCGTCACGGTCTTGTTCAGCGTCTTGTTCAGCGCGTTCGAGTGGCGCGTCTGGAAGCCGGGCGTGTCGACGTAGATGAATTGCGCGTCCGGCACCGTCTGGATGCCCGTGATGCGGTGGCGCGTGGTTTGCGCCTTGCGCGAAGTGATGCTGACCTTCGCGCCGATCAGCACGTTCATCAGGGTCGATTTGCCCACGTTGGGGCGGCCCACGATGGCGATATAGCCACAGCGGAAGTTGTCGGGCATTTTGATGGCTGTCATGCTAGTGTCGATTCTGTTTAGTGTGAGCGGCGATCGCCGGGGCTGCAGGAGCTTGCGCGTCGTCGCTCTGGATGGTGGCAATGCCGGCCAGCTTGAGCTGGGCGGCGCGCGGTTTGGGCTTGCGGCTGGCGGCAGGCGACTTCAACAGCGCCTGCTCGGCCACGTCCAGCGCCAGTTTGGCGGCGGCTTGCTCACCGGCGCGGCGGCTTCCGCCACGGCCGTAGACCTGGATATTCAATTTCGGCACCAGGCATTCGATCTCGAATTCCTGGCTGTGGGCGGCGCCATGGGTGGCCACCACGTTGTACTGTGGCAGCGAAATTTTCTTGCTTTGCAAAAACTCCTGCAGCAGCGTCTTGGCATCCTTGCCCAGGGTTTGCGGATCGACCGAGTCGAGGATGGGTATGTAGAAAGCGCGGATCACCGTGCTGGCCGCATCGAAGCCCGTATCGAGGAAAATGGCACCCAGCAAGGCTTCCAGGGTATCGGCAAGGATCGAGGGACGGCGGAAACCGCCCGATTTGAGCTCGCCTTCACCGAGGCGCAGGAATTGCGACAATTCCAGCTTTTGCGCGATTTCATACAGCGACTGCTGTTTCACCAAATTCGCGCGCAAGCGCGACAGGTCGCCCTCGTCGATGGTCTTGAAGCGTTCGTACAGGATGGAAGCGACCACGCAGTTGAGAATGGAGTCGCCGAGGAATTCCAGCCGCTCATTATGCAAACTGCTGTGGCTACGATGCGTCAAGGCTTGCTGCAACAGGCCAGCATCCTGGAACGTATAGCCTAAACGGGTTTGCAATAGCTGAAGATTCATTGTTGTTTCTGTATCATCTGAGTAATTCGGCTGGCCGCCGCGCGGGGAGTCGGCGCGGCAGCCATAGAAGCGGCCTAGTGGATGCCGCCCACGCGTTTCGGGTTGCTGAAGTTCATCCACACCAGGAAAGCCTTGCCGACGATGTTCTCGTTCGGCACGAAGCCCCAGTAGCGGCTGTCCGCGCTATTGTCGCGGTTATCGCCCATCATGAAGTAATTGCCTTGTGGCACCACACACGTAAAACCATCTTCGTTGTAGTTGCACGCATCCTTGTGCGGGAAATCCTTCACTTCGCGCAAGTTCAACGTGGGAGCAGGCTCATCGTTGAGGATGCGGTGGCTCACGCCCGTCAGATTTTCTTCCAGCTGCTTGTGGTACACCGTGCTTTCGTCATCGAGGTAGTCGTCCAGCGGGGTGTACTGCACTTCCTTGCCGTTGACCGTCAAGCGCTTGTTTTCATAGGTGATTTTATCACCGGGTACGCCGATCACGCGCTTGATGTAGTCTTGCGACATATCTTTCGGGTACTTGAAAACCATCACGTCGCCGCGCTGCGGATCGTTGACTTCAATGATGCGCTTGTTGACGATCGGCAAACGGATGCCATAAGTGAACTTGTTAACCAGGATCAGATCGCCCACCAGCAAGGTCGGCACCATCGAGCTCGACGGGATCTTGAATGGTTCGTAGAGGAACGAACGCAGGCAGAACACCAGGGCGATGACGGGGAAAAAGCTGCCCGAATACTCGACCCAGGTCGGCTGGCGCAACAGCGCCGCCTCGATGGTGGCGCGGCTGCCGCCCGCATCGGACTTGATGCGCTCGGCGGCCAGCTTGGACTGGCGCGCATCGAACTCGGCCAGGGCAAGATCGGCCGCCTTGCGGCGCTGCTTGGACAGATAAAACACATCCAGGCACCAGACCAGGCCCGTCAACACCATCAGCACGAACAGGATTAAAGCGAAATTTCCTAAAATCACTTGCAGGTTCATTGATTAACCATCCACTTGTAAAATTGCCAGGAATGCCTCTTGCGGGATCTCCACGGAAC
Protein-coding sequences here:
- the rnc gene encoding ribonuclease III, with the protein product MNLQLLQTRLGYTFQDAGLLQQALTHRSHSSLHNERLEFLGDSILNCVVASILYERFKTIDEGDLSRLRANLVKQQSLYEIAQKLELSQFLRLGEGELKSGGFRRPSILADTLEALLGAIFLDTGFDAASTVIRAFYIPILDSVDPQTLGKDAKTLLQEFLQSKKISLPQYNVVATHGAAHSQEFEIECLVPKLNIQVYGRGGSRRAGEQAAAKLALDVAEQALLKSPAASRKPKPRAAQLKLAGIATIQSDDAQAPAAPAIAAHTKQNRH
- the lepB gene encoding signal peptidase I, with the protein product MNLQVILGNFALILFVLMVLTGLVWCLDVFYLSKQRRKAADLALAEFDARQSKLAAERIKSDAGGSRATIEAALLRQPTWVEYSGSFFPVIALVFCLRSFLYEPFKIPSSSMVPTLLVGDLILVNKFTYGIRLPIVNKRIIEVNDPQRGDVMVFKYPKDMSQDYIKRVIGVPGDKITYENKRLTVNGKEVQYTPLDDYLDDESTVYHKQLEENLTGVSHRILNDEPAPTLNLREVKDFPHKDACNYNEDGFTCVVPQGNYFMMGDNRDNSADSRYWGFVPNENIVGKAFLVWMNFSNPKRVGGIH
- the pdxJ gene encoding pyridoxine 5'-phosphate synthase, yielding MSFLQPSGPVIDLGVNIDHVATLRNARGTAYPDPIRAALLAEQAGADAITLHLREDRRHIKDADVIAIAPQLLTRMNLEAAVTQEMIDFACRIRPADVCLVPEKRTEVTTEGGLDVVRYFKEVQAAVKQLQGEGIRVSLFIDADEQQIAAAAELGAPVIELHTGRYADTAGAEQLAELERIKAGVLFGVGRGLKVNAGHGLHYTNVQAIAAIPDITELNIGHAIVAHAVFVGWENAVREMKAIMVAARLGNKA
- the recO gene encoding DNA repair protein RecO; translation: MSTTTPAQPDIAPASPAASAASAPVPAPVAIAPPAAPSAAPTSAAPRRSRPPARDGRITGQPAFVLHSYPHKETSLIVDVFTREYGRIALVAKGAKRPHSQLRGVLQTFQPLQAGWTGKSELRILTGAEWVGGMLPLEKTALLCGFYLNELLVKLLARDDPHPVLFDHYVATLNQLAHNEPPPIVLRKFERALLKETGVAADLTRCTGTRLAVEAGQVYVVDPERGPRPARASDAWPKITGKTLLDMEREDYLDVATQAQSKLLMRFLLAHQLGGATLNTRQILIDLMQL
- the era gene encoding GTPase Era; this encodes MTAIKMPDNFRCGYIAIVGRPNVGKSTLMNVLIGAKVSITSRKAQTTRHRITGIQTVPDAQFIYVDTPGFQTRHSNALNKTLNKTVTNTLISSDVILYVIEAGTFGPADQQVMDLLPKEVPCILVINKSDRVKDKAVLLPFAQKIAAMRDFAAIVPVSAKLHFQLEGLQNEIKRFLPENQPIFGPDDITDRSEKFLASEIVREKLFRFVGDELPYTSTVLIEKFEQEGDLRRVFAAILVERDTHKSMIIGNKGARLKEVSTQARLDMEKLFGGPVYLEIWVKVKSGWADNEAGLRAYGYE